From Chitinivibrionales bacterium, a single genomic window includes:
- a CDS encoding 2-dehydropantoate 2-reductase — MIWGPGMIHYVIYGAGAVGSALGGALARTGMNATLIARKAHCDAITARGGLTMVTLEGKQIQPIRAVQTLKELSLDTRTVIFMTMKATDTIEALDEIMGLDQSVPVVCWQNGMGNEDLVAQRFSRVYGGVVRFTATMLTPGEIRYAGPGKLILGVYPSGLDDLACDMVQDLTAAGFTTLTSTRIMDDKWLKLLVNLISCVRPMLKRTPEEPALRTRIGEHILREGVAVLNAAGIPAKSTNGTEDSAEAMLEKFSPTLRLAEGEGQGMKLQNSTWQSLARKSRDLENDWYTGVIIKLGEKYGIPTPWNRMVLTTLHTIADQGLGPESVNAEEIVRKGNNEVVE; from the coding sequence ATGATTTGGGGACCTGGTATGATTCACTATGTAATCTATGGAGCAGGAGCGGTCGGCAGTGCACTGGGTGGTGCGCTTGCGCGAACAGGGATGAATGCCACACTCATTGCCCGGAAAGCCCATTGTGATGCGATTACAGCCCGAGGCGGCCTCACCATGGTAACACTTGAGGGAAAACAAATTCAGCCGATCAGGGCGGTGCAGACCCTAAAGGAGCTGTCGTTAGACACTCGGACGGTGATCTTTATGACCATGAAAGCCACCGACACGATCGAAGCGCTCGATGAAATTATGGGACTTGACCAGTCGGTTCCGGTTGTCTGCTGGCAGAACGGCATGGGCAACGAAGATCTGGTTGCGCAGCGGTTTTCCCGTGTCTACGGCGGGGTGGTCCGATTTACGGCGACCATGCTCACCCCCGGCGAAATCCGGTATGCGGGACCGGGAAAGCTGATACTCGGAGTCTATCCCTCAGGACTGGATGATCTTGCCTGTGATATGGTACAGGACCTGACCGCTGCCGGTTTCACCACCCTGACCTCGACAAGAATCATGGATGACAAATGGCTGAAACTGCTGGTGAATCTGATCAGCTGTGTCAGACCCATGCTTAAGAGGACGCCGGAAGAACCTGCGCTGCGTACCCGGATAGGTGAACACATTCTCCGGGAGGGTGTTGCAGTCCTGAACGCAGCGGGAATTCCTGCAAAGTCAACCAACGGCACCGAAGATTCCGCTGAGGCCATGCTCGAAAAGTTTTCCCCCACCCTCCGTCTGGCAGAGGGAGAAGGCCAGGGAATGAAACTTCAGAATTCGACCTGGCAAAGCCTGGCCCGGAAATCCCGGGATTTGGAAAACGACTGGTATACCGGCGTGATTATCAAACTGGGTGAAAAATACGGTATCCCCACCCCCTGGAACCGGATGGTCCTGACTACGCTGCATACCATTGCAGACCAGGGGCTGGGCCCCGAATCGGTCAACGCAGAAGAAATCGTAAGAAAAGGAAATAACGAAGTGGTGGAGTGA
- a CDS encoding ATP-binding cassette domain-containing protein, translating into MSHHIVEARGLSFTYPDSTPGLHDVSFRITHRESVAVVGRNGAGKSTLLLHINGFLHASEGEMRIGEYPITKELLPEVRRTVGMVFQDPDDQLFMPTVYEDVAFGPVNLGLPPDEVDRLVTMALSRVEAVKLKDRPPYKLSAGEKRSAAIASVLSMSPSILVMDEPSSGLDPHARRNLIRLLKTFEHTKIIATHDLDMALDMCERTLVVSEGKIAADGPTKEIMADVDLLHANGLEKPLRMQGCPVCGERGRGD; encoded by the coding sequence ATGAGTCATCATATTGTCGAAGCGCGCGGATTGTCTTTTACCTATCCCGATAGCACTCCCGGATTGCACGATGTCTCCTTTCGTATTACTCACAGAGAATCGGTTGCGGTCGTCGGGAGAAACGGTGCGGGAAAATCGACCCTTCTGCTCCATATCAACGGTTTTCTTCATGCATCAGAGGGTGAGATGCGTATCGGTGAATACCCGATCACCAAAGAACTTCTGCCGGAAGTACGCAGGACTGTCGGGATGGTGTTTCAGGACCCCGACGATCAGCTTTTCATGCCCACGGTCTACGAAGATGTCGCTTTTGGGCCTGTCAATCTCGGCCTTCCTCCCGATGAAGTTGACCGCCTGGTAACGATGGCCCTTTCGCGGGTGGAAGCGGTGAAACTGAAAGACCGTCCGCCCTACAAACTCTCGGCGGGGGAGAAACGGAGCGCCGCAATCGCCTCGGTTCTTTCCATGTCACCCAGTATTCTCGTCATGGATGAACCCTCATCGGGCCTCGACCCTCATGCCCGGCGAAATCTCATCCGCCTGCTTAAAACGTTCGAACACACTAAAATTATCGCCACCCACGATCTCGACATGGCCCTTGACATGTGCGAGCGAACTCTGGTGGTCTCTGAAGGCAAAATCGCCGCCGATGGCCCCACGAAAGAAATTATGGCCGATGTCGATTTACTTCATGCAAACGGCCTCGAAAAACCGCTGCGAATGCAGGGGTGCCCGGTGTGCGGTGAGAGGGGAAGAGGGGATTGA
- the cbiQ gene encoding cobalt ECF transporter T component CbiQ: protein MSQLLSAQLDIGYLDSLAGRSSPVHRINPQAKLIVSVVYITILMSFPRYHTVSLLPFVLYPLMLITLGSLPVGYLLRRILFVAPFAIMIGIFNPLFDPHTVALTEKVVISAGWLSFVSILIRFFLTVGTALALIAVTGFFTLCRALERLRVPQVFVMQLMLLYRYIHVLIEETLRMVRAHSLRGVGLKKIGLSTFGSLAGSLLLRSLSRGERVYMAMKCRGFTGQFGTAHATRWTFGDLLFCLGWPALFIGFRLYNIPVLIGELFMKAVLS, encoded by the coding sequence ATGAGTCAACTCCTCAGCGCACAGCTCGATATCGGCTATCTCGACAGTCTTGCCGGACGTAGCTCTCCGGTCCACCGGATCAATCCCCAGGCAAAACTAATCGTCTCGGTGGTCTATATCACCATTCTCATGTCATTCCCCCGGTATCATACGGTCTCGCTGCTGCCCTTTGTGCTCTATCCCCTGATGCTCATCACCCTGGGCTCCTTGCCGGTGGGCTATCTTTTACGGCGGATTCTTTTTGTTGCGCCCTTTGCAATCATGATCGGCATTTTCAATCCCCTTTTCGATCCCCATACGGTAGCGCTTACCGAAAAGGTTGTCATATCAGCGGGCTGGCTCTCCTTTGTGTCGATTCTGATCCGGTTTTTCCTGACAGTCGGCACTGCCCTTGCCTTGATTGCGGTCACCGGTTTTTTCACGCTCTGCCGTGCCCTGGAGCGGCTGAGAGTTCCACAGGTATTTGTCATGCAACTGATGCTTCTGTACCGCTATATTCATGTTCTTATCGAAGAAACACTCCGGATGGTACGCGCCCATTCTCTTCGGGGCGTGGGATTGAAAAAGATCGGTCTTTCCACCTTCGGCAGCCTGGCGGGAAGTTTACTTTTGCGCTCTCTCAGCCGGGGGGAGCGGGTCTATATGGCCATGAAGTGCCGCGGCTTTACCGGACAGTTCGGTACCGCCCATGCAACCAGATGGACATTCGGCGATCTGCTGTTCTGTCTTGGCTGGCCCGCACTCTTTATCGGGTTCAGACTCTACAATATTCCGGTCCTGATCGGAGAACTCTTTATGAAGGCGGTATTATCATGA
- a CDS encoding cobalamin biosynthesis protein CbiM, with the protein MHMSDALVSPAVGGALWAASAGLIAVSARKVNGELDEKKVPLMGVAGAFIFAAQMINFSIPGTGSSGHLGGGMILAVLLGPWAAMITIASVLVIQALFFADGGLLALGCNIFNLGFFPAFVAYPFIYKPLAGNSGSRGRIIAASVLSSIVALQAGAFAVVVQTVFSGISSLPFGTFSLVMQPIHLAIGLVEGIVTAAVVVFVARARPDIVAPAAGEQKGNGWSIQRIVLALVVVAAVIGGALSWFASADPDGLEWAIAKTTGREEVHPESPSPVYGVLESLQEKLAFLPGYGFRQSGAEESGPAEESWPAVDPGASVAGIIGAALTLLLALAAGIIFHRKSANRSA; encoded by the coding sequence ATGCATATGTCGGATGCCCTGGTCAGTCCTGCGGTGGGTGGGGCACTGTGGGCGGCGAGTGCGGGATTGATTGCCGTGTCGGCGCGGAAAGTAAATGGGGAGCTGGATGAGAAGAAGGTTCCGCTTATGGGAGTCGCCGGCGCGTTTATCTTTGCCGCACAGATGATTAATTTTTCCATTCCCGGTACCGGATCGAGCGGTCATCTGGGAGGAGGGATGATTCTCGCGGTCCTTCTGGGGCCGTGGGCCGCCATGATTACCATCGCATCGGTGCTGGTTATTCAGGCGCTCTTTTTTGCCGACGGCGGGTTGCTTGCTCTGGGCTGTAATATCTTCAATCTCGGTTTTTTCCCGGCCTTTGTGGCCTATCCCTTTATCTATAAACCTCTGGCAGGAAACAGCGGCTCCCGGGGAAGAATCATCGCCGCTTCAGTGCTGTCATCGATTGTTGCCCTTCAGGCAGGAGCCTTTGCGGTGGTGGTTCAAACCGTTTTTTCCGGGATATCATCCCTGCCTTTCGGCACTTTTTCGCTGGTCATGCAGCCGATCCATCTGGCGATCGGGCTTGTTGAGGGAATCGTTACCGCTGCGGTGGTGGTATTTGTCGCCCGGGCCCGTCCGGATATCGTTGCTCCGGCTGCCGGTGAACAGAAGGGGAACGGCTGGTCGATACAGCGGATCGTTCTTGCCCTTGTTGTTGTCGCCGCGGTTATCGGTGGTGCCCTGAGTTGGTTTGCATCGGCCGACCCCGACGGGCTGGAATGGGCGATTGCGAAAACCACCGGTCGGGAAGAGGTCCATCCGGAGTCACCCAGCCCGGTCTACGGTGTGCTGGAGTCGCTGCAGGAAAAGCTCGCTTTTCTTCCCGGCTACGGGTTCCGGCAGTCGGGCGCCGAAGAGAGCGGACCGGCTGAAGAGTCCTGGCCGGCGGTGGATCCGGGCGCCAGTGTTGCAGGAATCATCGGCGCGGCCCTGACCCTGCTTCTCGCCCTGGCAGCAGGAATTATTTTCCACCGGAAATCGGCAAACCGCTCTGCATAA
- a CDS encoding GNAT family N-acetyltransferase yields MASWEEVYKKKIMTAQHAIRMINAGGPRIFIGTGCGQPQLLVEELASPNNDIIDAEIYHLLTQGVAPYIHEEQSRKFRTSSFFLAPNVREGIISGRGDYTPIFLSEIPRLFKTGKVPLDVALIQTSPPDKNGYLSLGVSVDIVKSAVENSLMVIAEVNDKMPRTFGDSFISVDMVDAIVMSDMDIIEYQLPETNETVDAIAKNVASLINDGSTVEVGIGNIPQAVLKYLQDKNDIGIHTEMFNDAIIPLIEDGIINGKKKSINREKVVASFCYGTRKLYDYIHENRMFDFRPSEYVNDPFVIAQHNRMVAINVAIEVDMTGQVCSDSIGYDFYSGIGGQVDFNRGAARAKEGKAIIALPSTAKNGAISRIVPTLTEGAGVVTTRGDVHYVVTEYGVAYLFGKSIRQRVISLAEIAHPDFRNDILKEAKQRKYIFPDQKEMPSHSRKYPREFEKRKPLSDGTELFFRPVKPTDETMLRDMLYKCSEKSIAFRFFKPLKAFPHKFIQEFANVDFSKDMAIAALVQETGGEHIIGVGRYYLNQTTNRAEVSFMVRDDWQAKGVGTYLLDMLTEVAIARGVKGFEASVLLQNHSMLSVFHNSGYKVSTHREEDTYVISYDFR; encoded by the coding sequence ATGGCTTCATGGGAAGAAGTATATAAAAAAAAGATAATGACCGCGCAGCATGCGATCCGCATGATCAATGCTGGCGGGCCCCGGATTTTTATCGGTACCGGGTGCGGCCAGCCGCAGCTTCTGGTTGAAGAGCTTGCCAGTCCCAATAACGATATAATCGATGCCGAAATCTATCATCTGCTTACTCAGGGAGTGGCTCCTTATATACACGAAGAACAGAGCAGAAAGTTCAGGACCAGCAGCTTTTTTCTCGCTCCCAATGTGCGGGAAGGCATTATCAGCGGACGGGGCGATTATACCCCCATTTTCCTTTCCGAAATTCCCCGCCTTTTCAAAACCGGAAAAGTCCCCCTCGATGTTGCGCTGATTCAAACTTCACCGCCCGATAAAAACGGCTATCTCAGCCTGGGCGTATCGGTGGATATTGTCAAATCGGCGGTGGAGAACAGCCTGATGGTCATTGCCGAAGTGAATGATAAAATGCCCCGCACCTTCGGTGATTCCTTTATCTCGGTCGATATGGTCGATGCCATTGTCATGAGCGATATGGATATTATCGAATACCAGCTTCCTGAAACCAATGAAACCGTTGATGCCATTGCCAAAAATGTCGCTTCTTTGATCAATGACGGTTCCACGGTTGAAGTGGGGATCGGAAATATTCCCCAGGCCGTACTCAAATATCTCCAGGATAAAAACGATATCGGTATTCATACCGAGATGTTTAACGATGCTATCATTCCGCTTATCGAAGATGGTATCATTAACGGCAAAAAGAAATCGATCAACCGGGAAAAGGTGGTAGCGAGTTTCTGTTACGGCACCCGGAAGCTCTACGATTATATTCACGAGAACCGGATGTTCGATTTTAGGCCCTCCGAATATGTCAATGATCCTTTCGTGATCGCTCAGCACAACCGGATGGTAGCGATCAATGTGGCAATCGAGGTAGACATGACCGGCCAGGTGTGTTCCGACTCTATCGGCTATGATTTCTACAGCGGTATCGGCGGACAAGTCGATTTCAACCGGGGCGCTGCCCGGGCCAAGGAAGGGAAAGCGATCATCGCACTGCCTTCAACGGCAAAAAACGGCGCCATTTCCCGAATCGTACCAACGCTTACCGAAGGCGCCGGGGTGGTAACCACCCGCGGGGATGTCCACTATGTGGTCACCGAGTACGGGGTTGCGTACCTTTTCGGAAAAAGTATCCGCCAGCGTGTCATCTCCCTCGCCGAAATCGCCCATCCCGATTTCAGAAACGATATTCTCAAGGAAGCCAAACAGCGGAAATACATCTTTCCCGATCAGAAAGAGATGCCTTCCCACAGCAGAAAGTATCCACGGGAATTCGAAAAACGGAAGCCGCTTAGTGACGGCACCGAGCTTTTTTTCAGACCGGTCAAGCCTACCGATGAAACCATGCTCCGGGATATGCTTTACAAGTGTTCCGAAAAATCGATCGCCTTCCGTTTCTTCAAACCGCTCAAGGCTTTTCCCCATAAATTCATACAGGAATTCGCCAATGTCGATTTCTCCAAAGACATGGCAATCGCGGCCCTGGTACAGGAAACCGGTGGCGAACATATCATCGGCGTAGGTCGCTACTATCTCAATCAGACCACCAACCGTGCCGAAGTCTCCTTTATGGTCAGAGACGACTGGCAGGCCAAAGGCGTGGGTACCTACCTGCTCGATATGCTTACCGAAGTTGCAATCGCACGGGGCGTCAAAGGCTTCGAGGCCAGCGTCCTGCTCCAGAACCACAGCATGCTCTCGGTGTTCCATAACTCGGGATACAAGGTTTCCACTCACCGGGAAGAAGATACGTATGTTATTTCCTATGATTTCAGGTGA
- a CDS encoding CoA-binding protein, with protein sequence MSFKKLFAPQSVAVVGASANESKVGFSVLKNLVSDGFSGNIYPVNPKAESILDIKCYKSLLDIDGDVDCAVIVVPRDGVVPVMQECVKKSISSLIIITAGFAESDDKGKRLQQEIAQIARSNKMTVLGPNCLGLINPWTKMNASFGQAAGEPGSIAIMSQSGALITAIQDWAARNRIGFSIIASIGNKACVDEVDFLENLKRDNNTKVIAAYLEDISHGQKFMRVAEVVGKEKPIIILKSGRTQSGAKAASSHTGSLAGADAAYACAFERTGVVRVDSIEHLFDVSSAFAYQPLPKGDRMAILTNAGGPGIMMSDALEMAGLTVTRLDRETKDKLLKIMPSAGSPHNPVDILGDADGKRYRDAMKILLASDAVDGLLVILTPQKMTEDVATARAMVEISAEAGKPVMACFMGGDTIGKGIKILQENRIPQYSIPERAARAMREMVLYNSYKNRPLRVVERFAINKNPVIKIIKAYRNRGLNEIGEVDSKTIMKAYNFDMPPGMLASDVDEATRLADQLGYPLAMKISSPDILHKSDVGGVRIGLDDRGDVEDVFELMMLRIGRKMPDAEIRGVLLEKMVAGGQEVILGMNKDPQFGPMLMFGLGGIFVEVLRDVTFSLAPVTREEAFQMIQRTKTYKLLTGVRGKPSVDISAIIDNIVRMSQLVMDFPEIEEIDINPLKVGYEGEGASVVDARIIITKE encoded by the coding sequence ATGAGTTTCAAAAAGCTGTTCGCTCCCCAGTCGGTAGCCGTGGTAGGAGCATCGGCAAATGAATCAAAAGTCGGCTTTTCGGTTTTGAAAAATCTTGTGAGCGACGGATTTTCGGGAAATATTTACCCGGTGAATCCAAAAGCCGAGAGTATCCTCGATATTAAATGCTACAAATCGTTGCTTGATATTGATGGTGATGTAGATTGCGCGGTTATTGTGGTTCCCCGCGATGGTGTTGTTCCGGTGATGCAGGAGTGTGTGAAAAAAAGCATTTCATCGCTGATAATCATAACTGCCGGTTTTGCCGAGAGTGACGACAAGGGAAAGCGTCTTCAGCAGGAGATCGCCCAGATCGCCCGGTCCAACAAGATGACCGTTTTAGGGCCCAACTGTCTTGGATTGATCAATCCCTGGACAAAGATGAATGCATCCTTTGGGCAGGCGGCGGGGGAGCCGGGTTCTATTGCGATCATGTCCCAATCGGGAGCGCTTATCACGGCTATTCAGGACTGGGCAGCACGCAATCGGATCGGTTTTTCGATAATCGCATCGATCGGGAACAAGGCCTGTGTTGATGAAGTCGATTTTCTTGAAAATCTGAAAAGGGACAATAACACCAAAGTTATCGCTGCCTATCTCGAGGACATATCTCATGGCCAGAAATTCATGCGGGTTGCCGAAGTTGTGGGCAAGGAGAAACCGATTATTATTCTGAAGTCCGGGCGGACCCAGTCGGGCGCCAAGGCTGCGTCGTCCCATACCGGAAGTCTTGCCGGAGCAGATGCCGCTTATGCCTGTGCATTCGAGCGCACCGGTGTTGTGCGGGTGGATTCGATCGAACATCTCTTTGATGTTTCTTCCGCCTTTGCCTACCAGCCTCTTCCAAAGGGTGACCGGATGGCTATTTTGACCAATGCTGGCGGGCCCGGGATCATGATGTCGGATGCTCTTGAAATGGCCGGCCTCACGGTTACCCGCCTCGACCGGGAAACCAAAGACAAACTCCTGAAAATTATGCCCTCGGCAGGTTCGCCCCATAATCCGGTGGATATTCTGGGTGATGCCGACGGCAAGCGGTACCGGGACGCCATGAAAATCCTTCTGGCGAGCGATGCGGTGGATGGTCTTTTAGTTATTCTGACGCCCCAGAAGATGACCGAGGATGTTGCTACTGCCCGGGCAATGGTTGAGATTTCGGCCGAAGCCGGGAAACCGGTGATGGCCTGTTTTATGGGCGGGGATACGATCGGTAAAGGGATCAAAATTCTTCAGGAAAACCGTATTCCTCAGTATTCGATTCCCGAGCGCGCTGCCCGGGCGATGCGGGAGATGGTTCTTTACAATTCTTACAAGAACCGTCCGCTGCGGGTGGTGGAGCGGTTTGCGATCAACAAGAATCCGGTCATTAAAATTATCAAAGCCTATCGCAACCGGGGATTGAACGAGATCGGCGAGGTCGATTCCAAGACGATCATGAAGGCTTACAATTTCGACATGCCCCCGGGAATGCTTGCATCCGATGTTGATGAAGCCACACGGCTTGCCGATCAGCTGGGCTATCCCCTGGCTATGAAAATATCCAGCCCCGATATTCTTCACAAATCGGATGTCGGCGGCGTGCGGATCGGACTTGACGACCGCGGGGATGTCGAAGACGTCTTTGAGCTGATGATGCTGCGGATCGGCAGGAAGATGCCCGACGCCGAAATCAGGGGGGTGCTGCTGGAAAAAATGGTCGCCGGAGGACAGGAAGTGATTCTGGGTATGAATAAGGACCCCCAGTTCGGTCCCATGCTTATGTTCGGACTGGGTGGTATCTTTGTTGAAGTGCTCAGGGATGTGACTTTCAGTCTGGCGCCGGTTACCAGAGAAGAGGCTTTTCAGATGATTCAGCGGACAAAAACCTATAAATTACTGACCGGTGTACGCGGAAAACCGTCGGTGGATATCAGCGCAATAATCGACAATATCGTTCGTATGTCTCAACTAGTCATGGATTTTCCTGAAATTGAAGAGATCGATATTAATCCATTAAAAGTGGGATATGAGGGTGAAGGCGCATCGGTGGTTGATGCGCGAATAATCATAACAAAGGAGTAA
- a CDS encoding redox-sensing transcriptional repressor Rex, whose translation MFDQKSSSKIRNCILRLSRYKNALYRLKKIGFVKVFSDNIADAAGETATQVRKDFSLFGIMGSKRGGYQTDDLTEKLNTILGKNGNQKVIIIGIGRIGRALMEYGAFKKSGIDVVAGFDINPRKITAEAPVPIYPLNELETFIRKNDIRIGIIAVPYNAARQAFDMMIGAGIKGILNFAPIHFKGPSGIVVTNVNLEVELENLIYFVNAEERAGDL comes from the coding sequence ATGTTCGATCAGAAAAGCAGCAGTAAAATCCGAAATTGCATTCTCCGCCTTTCACGATATAAAAACGCCCTCTATCGTCTGAAAAAGATCGGCTTTGTCAAAGTTTTTTCTGATAATATCGCCGACGCCGCGGGTGAAACCGCAACCCAGGTCCGAAAGGATTTCTCGCTTTTCGGAATCATGGGAAGTAAACGGGGAGGATATCAAACCGATGACCTCACCGAAAAGCTGAATACGATCCTGGGAAAAAACGGCAACCAGAAGGTTATTATTATCGGCATCGGTCGGATCGGACGGGCCCTCATGGAATATGGGGCCTTTAAAAAGAGCGGTATCGACGTCGTCGCCGGATTCGATATCAATCCGCGAAAAATCACCGCCGAAGCTCCGGTTCCGATCTACCCCCTCAACGAACTGGAAACTTTTATCAGAAAAAACGACATCAGGATCGGAATCATCGCGGTGCCCTATAACGCCGCCCGCCAGGCTTTTGACATGATGATCGGTGCGGGAATCAAGGGCATTCTTAATTTCGCACCGATCCATTTCAAGGGCCCATCGGGCATCGTGGTCACTAATGTGAATCTTGAAGTCGAACTCGAAAATCTGATCTACTTTGTGAATGCCGAAGAACGGGCCGGTGACCTGTAA
- a CDS encoding 2Fe-2S iron-sulfur cluster binding domain-containing protein — protein sequence MSDTLTFTIDGKECTARPGQNIVDAAKENGVYIPILCHFEGLTPAGTCRICTVKVNGKCMAACTTEVAEGMAVENETPEINDMRKVILEMLLVEGNHFCPACEKSGDCELQAMAYRYKIMAPRFKFTFKPRKLDASNSKLILERNRCIFCKRCIRGVLTEDGKHVFAFTKRGSEIDINIDKELAAKITDEMAQEAMDMCPVGSIIRKEQGFAKPIGARKYDSKPIGSDVESKAVNK from the coding sequence ATGAGCGATACACTTACATTTACAATCGACGGAAAAGAGTGCACGGCCCGTCCGGGGCAGAATATTGTCGACGCCGCGAAGGAAAACGGCGTCTATATCCCGATACTTTGCCACTTTGAAGGGCTGACTCCTGCAGGGACCTGCCGTATCTGTACGGTCAAGGTCAACGGTAAATGCATGGCGGCTTGTACCACCGAAGTAGCCGAGGGCATGGCCGTTGAAAACGAAACACCGGAAATCAACGACATGCGGAAAGTAATCCTCGAGATGTTGCTTGTTGAAGGTAATCATTTCTGTCCTGCATGCGAAAAGAGCGGTGACTGCGAACTCCAGGCCATGGCTTACCGGTATAAAATCATGGCCCCCCGGTTCAAGTTTACCTTCAAACCCCGGAAACTCGATGCATCCAATTCCAAGCTCATCCTCGAACGGAACCGCTGTATCTTCTGTAAACGCTGTATCCGCGGCGTGCTTACCGAAGACGGCAAGCATGTGTTTGCGTTCACCAAGCGGGGCTCGGAAATCGATATCAATATCGACAAAGAACTCGCCGCCAAGATCACCGATGAGATGGCGCAGGAAGCAATGGACATGTGTCCGGTGGGATCGATAATCAGAAAAGAACAGGGTTTTGCAAAGCCTATCGGCGCCCGTAAATACGACAGCAAGCCGATTGGAAGTGACGTTGAATCCAAGGCAGTTAATAAATAA
- a CDS encoding NADP oxidoreductase: MSKPIVATTSLAGCFGCHMSILDIDERILDLIELVEFNKSPIDDIKTFTKQCDIGLIEGGCCNSENVHVLRDFRKNCNILIAVGECALMGGLPAMRNGIPVKECLEEAYLNSPTVDDKIIPNDSELPMILDRVYPCQDIVKIDYYLPGCPPRADLIWNALVALIKGEEMVLPYEVVKFD, encoded by the coding sequence ATGAGTAAACCTATCGTTGCAACGACATCATTAGCAGGTTGTTTCGGGTGCCACATGTCGATACTCGATATTGACGAACGTATCCTTGACCTTATCGAACTGGTCGAGTTCAATAAATCACCAATCGATGACATAAAAACATTTACCAAACAGTGTGACATCGGCCTCATCGAGGGCGGATGCTGCAACAGCGAAAACGTGCATGTTCTTCGCGATTTCCGCAAGAACTGCAATATTCTCATCGCAGTGGGCGAATGCGCACTCATGGGCGGCCTTCCCGCAATGAGAAACGGCATTCCCGTCAAGGAGTGTCTTGAGGAAGCCTATCTCAATTCACCGACTGTGGATGACAAGATCATTCCCAACGACAGCGAACTTCCCATGATCCTCGACCGGGTTTATCCCTGTCAGGACATCGTGAAGATCGATTATTATCTTCCGGGCTGTCCGCCCCGTGCGGATCTGATCTGGAATGCGCTCGTTGCCCTGATCAAGGGTGAAGAGATGGTATTGCCCTATGAAGTTGTTAAATTCGATTAA